The following proteins come from a genomic window of Bacillota bacterium:
- a CDS encoding magnesium transporter CorA family protein — MIKFYKTIDGKITQLDSFEQGCWVNAVCPNEDEVNYLINELGLVSEFVRSSLDEEETSRIDTEEEQNLIMIDVPVYQSTDNVVSYFTIPIGIIFAEKNLITICLKENTVLKDFAEGLVKNVDTAFRTQFVLYIMLRSAMRFHQYLKQIEKVSSFIERQLHLSTKNKELIQLLDLQKSLVYFSTSLKADEITMQKIFRGRVIKLYEEDQDLLDDVLIETKQAIEMTEIYQSILTGTSDAFASIISNNLNIVMKVLTSITIIMAIPTMISSFYGMNVNGIPFSSFYFPLSLSLVFSFVAFIILKRKKLL; from the coding sequence AATCACTCAGCTCGACAGCTTTGAACAGGGCTGTTGGGTCAATGCGGTATGCCCAAATGAGGATGAAGTAAATTATCTTATCAATGAATTAGGGCTTGTCAGCGAGTTCGTCAGGTCTTCGCTTGATGAGGAAGAGACATCGCGTATCGACACAGAAGAAGAGCAGAACCTTATAATGATAGACGTTCCAGTTTACCAGAGCACGGATAATGTCGTTAGTTATTTCACAATCCCAATAGGTATTATTTTTGCCGAAAAAAATCTTATTACAATATGTTTAAAAGAAAATACTGTTCTGAAAGACTTTGCTGAAGGACTAGTAAAAAATGTGGATACAGCTTTTAGAACGCAGTTTGTTCTTTATATAATGCTGCGTTCTGCGATGAGATTTCATCAGTACTTAAAGCAAATCGAAAAAGTGTCGTCATTTATTGAAAGACAGCTGCATTTATCGACAAAAAATAAAGAGCTTATTCAGCTTCTCGATCTTCAAAAATCACTGGTATATTTTTCAACGTCTTTAAAGGCGGATGAAATAACTATGCAGAAAATTTTCAGAGGACGAGTTATCAAACTCTATGAAGAGGATCAGGATCTGCTTGACGATGTATTGATCGAGACTAAACAGGCTATAGAAATGACCGAAATCTATCAAAGCATTCTTACAGGAACATCTGATGCATTCGCATCTATCATATCAAATAACCTTAATATTGTTATGAAGGTTCTTACTTCTATTACAATAATCATGGCGATTCCAACGATGATTTCTAGCTTTTACGGCATGAATGTAAATGGAATTCCGTTTTCATCTTTCTATTTCCCACTATCACTATCACTGGTGTTTTCTTTTGTTGCCTTTATTATACTTAAAAGAAAAAAACTGCTGTAA